One stretch of Thermococcus sp. DNA includes these proteins:
- the purQ gene encoding phosphoribosylformylglycinamidine synthase I, giving the protein MVRFAVVVFPGTNCDFETERAIRKAGAEAERVWYKRSLKDFDGVVLPGGFSYADYLRAGAIAARQEIMEEVKEFARDGRPVLGICNGFQILTEAGLLPGALRPNRVPRFLCRWVHLRVADTETPFTFLYEPGEVIRMPIAHAEGNYYVDDPSKVRIVFQYSDEGGDVTGKVNPNGSVLNIAAVANEGGNVLGTMPHPERASDRFLGGEDGLRVFKSMVEWAKR; this is encoded by the coding sequence ATGGTTCGCTTTGCGGTGGTGGTCTTTCCGGGGACGAACTGCGACTTTGAGACTGAGAGGGCCATAAGAAAGGCCGGCGCCGAGGCTGAACGCGTCTGGTACAAGCGCTCACTCAAGGACTTCGATGGCGTTGTCTTGCCCGGTGGCTTCAGCTACGCCGACTACCTGAGGGCTGGAGCGATAGCCGCTCGGCAGGAGATAATGGAGGAGGTTAAGGAGTTCGCCCGAGATGGAAGGCCAGTCCTCGGGATATGCAACGGCTTTCAGATTCTCACCGAGGCCGGCCTTTTACCTGGTGCATTAAGACCTAACAGGGTCCCGCGCTTCCTCTGCAGGTGGGTGCACCTCAGGGTTGCGGATACTGAAACGCCGTTTACATTTCTCTACGAGCCGGGGGAGGTCATAAGGATGCCGATAGCCCACGCCGAGGGCAACTACTACGTCGACGACCCGTCCAAGGTCAGAATAGTCTTCCAGTACAGCGATGAGGGTGGCGATGTAACGGGGAAGGTCAATCCCAACGGCTCGGTTCTCAACATAGCGGCGGTAGCGAACGAAGGGGGAAACGTCCTTGGAACCATGCCACACCCTGAGCGCGCGAGCGACAGGTTTCTGGGCGGTGAAGATGGGTTGAGAGTTTTCAAGAGCATGGTGGAGTGGGCGAAGAGGTGA
- the purL gene encoding phosphoribosylformylglycinamidine synthase subunit PurL, which translates to MFPHEEKLIRERLGREPNELEWAMLEVMWSEHASYKSSRPWLRLLPTENEHIVLGPGEDAGIVKFDENTWIAVGIESHNHPSAVEPYGGAATGVGGIVRDILCMGARPIALLDPIRFGPLERERNRYLFEGVVKGIADYGNRIGVPTVGGETEFDESLDSYTLVNVACVGIMRPEHLVHSYVTEAGLKLVLVGNRTGRDGIHGVTFASEELGENAEEEDRSAVQIPDPFTEKLLIEATLEAVYTGKVKALKDLGGGGLTCAASEMAGKRGFGAVVYADRVPLREPGMTPAEIMISESQERMLFAVSEGDVDLLGAIFEKYGLEWTVVGEVIEEPRFIVRWKGEKVADLPVDLLTDVPTIEWELRPYSAERPVETPRIGFGDAFDLVWGSPNVLSKRWIWQQYDHEVQGRTVLKPGRDAAVLKINDEYGLAFVADGNPNHSHLNPYHGAMGAVAEVVRNLVSVGAEPLALVDNLNFASPERPEVYWSFAETVKGLADAAKAFGLAYVSGNVSFYNEVAGRPIKPTPVVAGLGKVRLEEIPGMGLEEGLLIGVVGTTKAELGGSELFERLGVEGGLVPRVNLDGERANAEGILTAIREGLVRAVHDVGRGGIAVALTEMAVAGKVGFTVDLSKVPSGTDNPVEVAFSESHGRYLVAFTEEKLDELKALFRNFEVIGRAGGGDAAFLWKGEELLRKPVSGLRAVHESLPGLLGEEE; encoded by the coding sequence GTGTTCCCCCACGAGGAAAAGCTTATCCGTGAAAGGCTCGGCAGGGAGCCAAACGAACTTGAGTGGGCGATGCTCGAAGTCATGTGGAGCGAGCATGCCTCCTACAAGTCGAGCAGGCCCTGGCTGAGGCTTTTGCCGACCGAAAACGAGCACATTGTCCTCGGTCCCGGTGAGGACGCCGGAATAGTGAAGTTTGATGAGAACACCTGGATAGCCGTTGGAATCGAGAGCCACAACCACCCCTCCGCTGTCGAGCCCTATGGAGGAGCCGCAACCGGGGTTGGCGGGATCGTCAGGGACATACTCTGCATGGGCGCCCGTCCAATAGCGCTCCTCGACCCCATACGCTTCGGCCCGCTGGAGAGGGAGAGAAACCGCTACCTCTTTGAGGGGGTCGTTAAGGGGATAGCCGACTACGGCAACAGGATAGGCGTCCCGACTGTTGGGGGCGAGACGGAGTTCGATGAGAGTCTTGACAGCTACACGCTCGTAAATGTGGCCTGCGTCGGAATAATGAGGCCCGAGCACCTTGTCCACAGCTACGTTACCGAAGCTGGCCTTAAGCTCGTCCTCGTCGGCAACAGAACCGGCAGGGACGGCATTCACGGCGTCACCTTCGCGAGCGAGGAACTCGGAGAGAACGCGGAGGAGGAAGACCGCTCCGCGGTGCAGATCCCCGACCCCTTCACGGAGAAGCTCCTGATCGAGGCTACCCTTGAGGCGGTCTACACGGGGAAGGTGAAGGCTCTGAAGGATCTGGGCGGTGGAGGACTAACCTGCGCCGCTTCCGAGATGGCCGGGAAGAGGGGCTTCGGCGCGGTGGTCTATGCTGACAGGGTTCCGCTCCGTGAGCCAGGAATGACACCAGCCGAGATAATGATTTCAGAGAGCCAGGAGAGGATGCTCTTCGCCGTTAGCGAGGGCGACGTTGACCTCCTTGGAGCAATCTTCGAGAAGTACGGCCTCGAATGGACGGTTGTCGGGGAAGTTATCGAGGAGCCGAGGTTCATCGTCCGCTGGAAGGGCGAGAAGGTCGCCGACCTGCCGGTTGACCTTCTCACGGACGTTCCGACGATTGAGTGGGAGCTGAGGCCCTACAGCGCCGAAAGACCCGTTGAAACACCCAGGATTGGTTTTGGAGATGCTTTTGACCTCGTCTGGGGCAGTCCGAACGTCCTGAGCAAGCGCTGGATCTGGCAGCAGTACGACCACGAGGTTCAGGGTAGAACAGTCCTCAAGCCCGGCCGCGATGCCGCCGTGCTGAAAATCAACGACGAATACGGCCTTGCCTTCGTGGCGGACGGCAATCCGAACCACAGCCACCTCAACCCATACCACGGCGCAATGGGGGCCGTTGCCGAGGTCGTCAGAAACCTCGTCAGCGTAGGGGCCGAACCGTTAGCCTTGGTGGACAACCTCAACTTCGCCTCGCCGGAGAGGCCAGAGGTCTACTGGAGCTTCGCCGAGACAGTCAAAGGTTTGGCCGATGCAGCGAAGGCCTTTGGCCTGGCCTACGTCAGCGGCAACGTCAGCTTCTACAACGAGGTTGCCGGGAGGCCGATAAAGCCCACACCGGTGGTTGCGGGCCTTGGGAAGGTCAGGCTTGAGGAGATTCCGGGAATGGGGCTTGAGGAAGGACTTCTCATAGGCGTCGTCGGAACAACGAAGGCTGAACTCGGCGGCTCGGAGCTGTTCGAGAGGCTCGGCGTTGAGGGCGGCCTTGTCCCCCGCGTGAACCTCGACGGGGAGAGGGCCAACGCAGAGGGGATTCTGACGGCTATACGGGAAGGCCTCGTTAGGGCCGTCCACGACGTTGGCAGGGGAGGAATCGCCGTCGCTTTAACGGAAATGGCCGTGGCCGGAAAGGTGGGATTCACCGTTGACCTCTCGAAGGTTCCCTCCGGGACCGATAATCCGGTCGAGGTGGCCTTCAGCGAGAGCCATGGGCGCTACCTCGTAGCTTTCACCGAGGAGAAACTCGACGAACTAAAGGCCCTTTTCAGAAACTTCGAAGTCATCGGGAGGGCTGGAGGAGGTGACGCGGCCTTCCTCTGGAAGGGTGAGGAGCTTCTCAGAAAACCGGTTTCCGGGCTGAGAGCAGTTCACGAGTCCCTACCGGGGCTTTTAGGTGAGGAGGAATGA
- a CDS encoding formate--phosphoribosylaminoimidazolecarboxamide ligase yields MRIATYASHSALQILKGAKEEGFETVAFGSGRVRPLYTKYFPVADRFIEGAYPEEELLGLEAVVIPTGSFVAHLGIELVEKMRVPYYGNKEVLRWESDRSLERKWLERAKLRLPRVYEDPDDIDGPVIVKPHGAKGGKGYFLAKSPGDFWKKAERLGIRGKEELRGIQIQEYVLGVPVYPHYFYSKLNRELELMSVDRRYESNVDAIGRIPAREQLALEPNTNYTVVGNIPLVLRESLLMDVIEAGERTIKAAEELMGGLWGPFCLEGVFTEELEFVVFEISARIVAGTNPFVHGSPYSWLRYDKPVSTGRRIAMELRQALEEDRLGEVLT; encoded by the coding sequence ATGAGGATCGCCACATACGCTTCCCACTCGGCCCTTCAGATTTTGAAGGGGGCAAAGGAGGAGGGCTTTGAAACGGTGGCCTTCGGAAGTGGCAGGGTCAGACCGCTCTACACGAAGTACTTCCCGGTCGCCGACCGTTTCATCGAGGGGGCCTATCCGGAGGAAGAACTGCTTGGGCTTGAGGCGGTGGTTATCCCTACCGGCTCCTTCGTGGCACACCTTGGGATCGAACTGGTCGAGAAGATGCGCGTGCCCTACTACGGCAACAAAGAGGTGCTGAGATGGGAGAGCGACCGCTCTTTGGAGAGAAAGTGGCTTGAGAGGGCAAAGCTGAGGCTTCCGCGGGTTTACGAAGACCCCGACGACATAGATGGGCCGGTCATAGTCAAACCGCACGGGGCCAAGGGCGGAAAGGGCTACTTTTTGGCGAAGAGCCCGGGGGACTTCTGGAAGAAAGCGGAGAGACTCGGAATTAGGGGCAAGGAGGAGCTGAGGGGAATTCAGATTCAGGAGTACGTCCTCGGAGTTCCGGTTTATCCCCACTACTTCTACTCGAAGCTCAACCGCGAGCTGGAGCTGATGAGCGTTGACCGCAGATATGAGTCCAATGTGGACGCGATAGGCAGGATTCCGGCCAGAGAGCAGCTCGCTCTTGAACCCAACACCAACTACACGGTGGTAGGCAACATCCCCCTCGTCCTGAGGGAGAGCCTCCTGATGGACGTCATTGAAGCCGGGGAGAGGACGATTAAAGCTGCCGAGGAGCTCATGGGCGGCCTGTGGGGCCCCTTCTGTCTTGAGGGGGTCTTCACAGAGGAGCTTGAGTTCGTCGTCTTCGAGATTTCGGCGAGAATAGTTGCCGGGACGAATCCCTTCGTCCACGGTTCCCCCTACAGCTGGCTCCGCTACGACAAACCGGTGAGTACCGGGAGGAGAATAGCCATGGAACTGAGGCAGGCCCTTGAGGAGGACAGGCTTGGGGAAGTTTTAACATGA
- the guaA gene encoding glutamine-hydrolyzing GMP synthase has product MWERFIEEKVEEIRDTVGDGKAIIALSGGVDSSVAAVLAHKAIEERLHAVFVNTGFMRKGEPEFVVKTFRDEFGLNLHYVDAGERFFSELKGVTDPEEKRKIIGRVFIEVFEEVAKEIDAQFLIQGTIAPDWIESKGKIKSHHNVGGLPERLNLGLIEPLRDLYKDEVRELAKELGLPEKIYSRMPFPGPGLAVRVLGEVTPERVAIVREANAIVEEEIERVGLKPWQAFAVLLGVKTVGVQGDIRAYKETIAVRVVESLDGMTTNAMNVPFEVLQRIAFRITSEIPEVGRVLYDITNKPPATIEFE; this is encoded by the coding sequence ATGTGGGAGAGGTTCATCGAGGAGAAGGTTGAGGAGATAAGAGATACGGTCGGCGATGGAAAGGCTATAATAGCGCTCTCCGGCGGCGTTGACAGCTCCGTCGCGGCGGTGCTCGCTCATAAGGCCATAGAGGAAAGGCTTCACGCGGTATTTGTCAACACGGGCTTTATGAGGAAGGGTGAGCCAGAGTTCGTGGTGAAGACCTTCAGGGACGAGTTCGGCCTCAACCTGCACTACGTCGATGCCGGTGAGAGGTTCTTCAGCGAGCTTAAAGGCGTAACGGACCCAGAGGAGAAGAGGAAGATAATCGGCAGGGTCTTCATCGAGGTGTTTGAGGAGGTCGCGAAGGAGATAGACGCCCAGTTCCTCATTCAGGGCACCATAGCCCCCGACTGGATCGAGAGCAAGGGGAAGATAAAGAGCCACCACAACGTCGGTGGTCTGCCGGAGAGGCTCAACCTCGGGCTGATAGAGCCGCTCCGTGACCTCTACAAGGACGAAGTGAGGGAACTGGCCAAAGAACTTGGCCTGCCCGAAAAGATATACAGCAGAATGCCCTTCCCTGGGCCGGGACTGGCGGTTAGGGTTCTCGGGGAGGTCACGCCGGAGAGGGTCGCCATCGTCAGAGAAGCGAACGCCATAGTCGAGGAGGAGATCGAGAGGGTCGGGCTGAAGCCCTGGCAGGCCTTCGCTGTCCTTCTGGGGGTAAAGACCGTCGGTGTCCAGGGGGACATAAGGGCCTACAAGGAGACGATAGCGGTTAGGGTCGTGGAGAGCCTCGACGGCATGACGACCAATGCAATGAACGTTCCCTTCGAGGTTCTCCAGAGGATAGCCTTCAGAATAACGAGCGAGATACCCGAGGTCGGGAGGGTGCTCTACGACATCACCAACAAGCCGCCGGCGACGATAGAGTTCGAGTGA
- a CDS encoding GMP synthase subunit A gives MIIIMDNGGQYVHRIWRTLRYLGVEARIIPNTTPLEEIKAMKPRGIIFSGGPDIEKTGNCSAILEHYGEFNVPILGICLGHQLIVKHFGGRVGRGEKAEYSLVEVEILEEDDIFRGLPERLRVWESHMDEVKELPPGFKLLARSETCPVEAMKHESLPIYGVQFHPEVAHTERGEDIYRNFAELCGELS, from the coding sequence ATGATAATCATAATGGACAACGGCGGGCAGTACGTCCACAGGATTTGGAGAACCCTCCGCTATCTTGGGGTTGAGGCAAGGATAATCCCCAACACCACTCCCCTGGAGGAAATCAAGGCAATGAAGCCAAGGGGCATAATATTCTCCGGCGGCCCCGACATAGAGAAGACCGGCAACTGCTCCGCCATCCTTGAGCACTACGGGGAGTTCAACGTGCCAATCCTTGGCATCTGCCTCGGCCACCAGCTGATAGTGAAGCACTTCGGCGGAAGGGTCGGAAGGGGCGAGAAGGCCGAGTACAGCCTCGTTGAGGTGGAGATACTGGAGGAGGACGACATCTTCCGGGGACTTCCGGAGAGGCTCAGGGTCTGGGAGAGCCACATGGACGAGGTGAAGGAGCTCCCGCCGGGCTTCAAGCTGCTCGCGAGGAGCGAGACCTGCCCGGTCGAGGCCATGAAGCACGAGAGCCTTCCTATATACGGCGTCCAGTTCCATCCGGAGGTTGCCCACACGGAGCGCGGGGAGGATATCTACCGCAACTTTGCTGAGCTTTGCGGGGAGCTCAGCTAG
- a CDS encoding TonB-dependent receptor, which produces MGHTLYYRTRIDRWDGFKGLLETVCEGLGFRVVGGEDSVTVFPECHGVEPLEIMKNGEGFVKTNLIEPCHSIYLLILHSVAFFGSVELWED; this is translated from the coding sequence TTGGGGCACACGCTCTACTACCGAACCAGGATTGATAGGTGGGATGGGTTCAAGGGGCTCCTGGAAACGGTTTGTGAGGGACTTGGCTTCCGTGTTGTTGGGGGAGAGGACTCCGTAACGGTCTTCCCCGAATGCCACGGTGTTGAGCCCCTGGAGATAATGAAGAACGGAGAGGGCTTCGTCAAGACGAACTTAATTGAACCCTGCCATTCCATCTATCTGCTGATTCTTCACTCGGTTGCATTTTTCGGCTCCGTCGAACTCTGGGAGGATTGA
- a CDS encoding DUF2101 family protein, whose translation MSVEDVLYGIGESVDSGIRKLIDFIDPSPSEEPPSFRYLGRLVKKRFTAHEYLSLKLQLAFLSYLVLNLILLFIRAGPLWLGGVAVVYFLYLRYTLVRNREFFVEHEPYRFFYYAISLISFAVFLGYLAVRRTATSIYYYYAYLLAAFAAVMAFRWYFKQRYGRDYTYGVVEEIKGNVVRVFVHDDIAANVKPGHYWVDAVEDLEVGRVVKLIVEDKKLRGAVPVRIIEVYLTDQSSQSSTEPKNATE comes from the coding sequence ATGTCTGTGGAAGACGTCCTCTACGGAATCGGCGAGTCCGTGGATTCAGGAATCAGGAAACTCATTGATTTTATAGACCCCTCCCCCTCAGAAGAGCCGCCAAGTTTTAGGTATCTCGGCAGACTTGTGAAGAAGAGATTCACAGCCCATGAATACCTCAGCCTCAAGCTCCAGCTGGCTTTTCTCAGCTACCTTGTTCTCAATCTAATTCTGCTCTTCATCAGGGCAGGCCCACTGTGGCTTGGAGGAGTGGCCGTAGTCTACTTCCTCTACCTACGATACACCCTGGTCAGGAACCGGGAGTTCTTCGTCGAGCACGAGCCGTACAGGTTCTTCTACTACGCAATATCGTTGATCTCTTTCGCCGTTTTCCTGGGATACCTCGCAGTACGGAGGACAGCCACGAGCATCTACTATTACTACGCATACCTCTTAGCGGCCTTTGCGGCCGTCATGGCATTCCGGTGGTACTTCAAGCAGAGATACGGCAGGGACTACACCTACGGCGTTGTTGAGGAGATCAAGGGCAACGTTGTCAGGGTCTTCGTCCACGACGACATAGCGGCCAATGTCAAGCCCGGCCACTACTGGGTCGACGCCGTGGAGGATCTGGAAGTCGGCAGGGTCGTGAAGCTCATCGTGGAGGACAAAAAACTCAGGGGAGCCGTCCCGGTAAGGATAATAGAGGTCTACCTCACGGATCAATCCTCCCAGAGTTCGACGGAGCCGAAAAATGCAACCGAGTGA
- a CDS encoding DUF2341 domain-containing protein: protein MRKRRAFLMNSTVILLLIPLMLLLATYEDVSSQIIMSQSERTQVERTYRVVSYVEMDFQRTLEISGKRAIVTVVDYIANTRDFLDPNDPNGMANATIRDLVLFGRSPQVASNYSERLMKDQTVLGWLGNMSTELRKQGYDLRIANRSIAEIEAMSVSQKSSFLRSNIELTVAPLDAFRIVIRARIKDVTISDVSGKVVYTGPIPRENYVYSIISIENLEDPIFSALTYGRYYRSIEPCEYTFPELMDRPVKTLYGNGTSTSDHVLGKYSSTAWDTGHIFYGNSYPGDGADGYVLRSGDIAGVTAPIIVNTTINGVPISPLEVFNDDDVGVLVFGNVSATSHWCGSNYKWRVNITIPSYADGSLVLLKIPTSIFPGIYHTDGTASMMIYEKSTITCTPVPFWIEYWGTSYVWIWIKASGTDYSIYFTDNPSYATDGYNKEYLFWLIDTFDGTSINPVLWNNLADAYLDGNGHLVVPGGTEKLALQTVNSIDGEFFVRFRMRPNSTALDFDGGIETEFNYTETQALGDYLKIVINYDGPELTDTTNVQVPIRLSATNISGINSDPATNRAEILVYSDPLLQNQIPFWIEYWDTTSAQVWVKTNLTYTGRTWSNGWVYHYNATVYIKYNTGTLTRGDGNQVFEFFDDFTGTTLDTGKWDTHGNPSINNGYLQLPSRSWIWTKATFPSTYIMDIRGKLVDNPGIMWNIRRSTGWGRIEDINYYGDGRGYLWWFNVLTSNWIGWYDSSTTEYTLNSFQNIELRVTSFWTDIYQFSDWTNKVLRSSYNAGASSNRAVGLEQWNGGPSEYDWVFIRKYLEDEYLSYTITQGGGGTQTTTESESVQFIDDNAGFSDHNGDTLAILENWGNSLASGNPTTLSDYHRYQVVFTPVSGGVYLEFTDVDNPLRSSTVSINKEPVSATKVGIVIDSQSQGILVNAAYFDWIVIGRMPYYTTDSISSTTVESAPQTSSAYNARAYDLQPLISCIIEQKYFGTYEGVSFFERLENSVTNHAKYFQLAKEMQDELGMKYGGEYYPIGLVSFMVPNADYDRKLFDLFNNFGITIEEGQSSVDYYFLNYYFGRIEKMPAYRVWGISYGTSALTGDLSVVPFFLDNQTAAAVLGPTGAEDLLKR from the coding sequence ATGAGGAAACGGCGGGCATTCCTAATGAACTCAACTGTCATACTCCTTCTGATACCCCTCATGCTCCTTTTGGCCACGTATGAGGACGTTTCATCCCAGATAATAATGAGTCAGAGCGAGAGGACCCAGGTTGAGAGAACGTACAGGGTGGTATCGTACGTTGAGATGGACTTCCAGAGAACCCTTGAGATATCCGGAAAGAGGGCGATAGTCACCGTTGTGGATTACATCGCAAACACCCGGGACTTTTTGGATCCAAACGACCCAAACGGTATGGCAAACGCCACGATACGTGACCTAGTTCTGTTTGGCCGGTCTCCACAGGTCGCGAGCAACTACTCCGAGCGGCTTATGAAAGATCAAACGGTTCTAGGCTGGCTAGGCAACATGTCCACCGAACTCAGGAAACAGGGGTATGATCTCAGGATAGCAAACAGGAGCATTGCCGAAATCGAGGCCATGAGCGTGTCCCAGAAGAGCAGTTTTCTCAGGAGCAACATAGAGCTAACCGTTGCCCCTCTGGATGCATTCAGAATCGTCATACGCGCCAGAATAAAGGACGTGACGATTTCAGACGTCTCTGGTAAGGTAGTCTATACCGGCCCCATACCGAGGGAGAACTATGTTTACTCAATAATATCAATCGAAAACCTTGAAGACCCCATATTCTCGGCACTCACCTACGGTAGATACTACCGCTCAATTGAACCCTGTGAGTACACTTTCCCCGAACTCATGGACAGGCCCGTTAAAACGCTCTACGGGAACGGCACCAGCACGAGCGACCATGTACTCGGCAAATATTCCTCCACAGCCTGGGACACTGGACACATATTCTACGGCAACTCGTATCCCGGCGACGGGGCAGATGGATACGTACTCCGCAGCGGGGACATAGCCGGCGTCACCGCCCCGATAATAGTCAATACCACGATAAACGGTGTCCCGATCTCTCCGCTTGAGGTATTCAACGACGATGACGTTGGAGTGCTCGTGTTCGGCAATGTGAGTGCAACCAGTCACTGGTGCGGGTCCAACTACAAGTGGAGGGTCAACATCACGATACCCAGCTACGCCGATGGAAGCCTTGTGCTCCTAAAGATACCGACCTCGATATTCCCGGGTATATACCACACCGACGGAACTGCCTCAATGATGATCTATGAAAAGTCCACCATCACGTGCACCCCTGTGCCCTTCTGGATAGAATACTGGGGAACCTCCTACGTCTGGATATGGATAAAGGCCAGCGGTACCGACTACTCGATTTACTTTACGGACAACCCGTCCTATGCCACCGACGGGTATAACAAGGAATACCTGTTCTGGCTCATTGACACCTTCGACGGCACGTCGATAAATCCCGTCCTGTGGAACAACCTCGCAGACGCGTACCTTGATGGGAACGGCCATCTGGTCGTTCCTGGCGGGACTGAGAAACTCGCCCTCCAGACAGTCAACTCAATAGACGGCGAGTTCTTCGTGAGGTTCAGGATGAGGCCGAACAGCACCGCTCTGGACTTCGATGGAGGAATCGAGACGGAGTTCAACTACACGGAAACCCAGGCCCTGGGAGACTACCTCAAGATCGTCATAAACTACGATGGGCCAGAACTGACGGACACCACGAACGTCCAGGTGCCAATAAGACTCAGCGCCACAAACATCAGCGGCATAAACTCAGATCCCGCAACGAACAGGGCGGAGATACTCGTATACTCTGATCCGCTCCTCCAGAACCAGATACCCTTCTGGATAGAATACTGGGACACGACCAGCGCCCAGGTGTGGGTAAAGACAAACCTCACGTACACCGGAAGAACCTGGAGCAACGGATGGGTGTACCACTACAACGCCACAGTTTACATCAAATACAACACGGGCACACTCACCAGGGGAGACGGAAACCAGGTCTTTGAGTTCTTCGATGACTTCACGGGTACAACCCTGGATACAGGGAAATGGGACACCCACGGAAACCCCTCCATAAATAACGGCTACCTCCAGCTTCCGAGCAGGAGCTGGATATGGACAAAGGCAACCTTCCCGAGCACATACATAATGGACATCAGAGGGAAGCTCGTTGACAACCCTGGAATAATGTGGAACATCCGCAGGAGCACCGGGTGGGGTCGGATTGAGGACATCAACTACTACGGCGATGGAAGGGGATACCTGTGGTGGTTCAACGTCCTTACAAGCAACTGGATCGGGTGGTATGACTCCAGTACGACGGAGTACACCCTAAACTCATTCCAGAACATAGAACTAAGGGTAACGTCATTCTGGACTGACATATACCAGTTCTCAGACTGGACCAACAAAGTTCTGAGGAGCTCGTACAACGCCGGAGCCAGCAGCAACCGTGCCGTAGGCCTGGAACAGTGGAACGGAGGCCCCAGTGAGTACGACTGGGTATTCATCCGCAAGTACCTGGAGGACGAGTACCTGAGCTACACCATAACTCAGGGCGGAGGGGGAACCCAGACCACAACGGAGAGCGAGAGTGTGCAGTTCATCGACGACAACGCGGGGTTCAGCGACCACAATGGGGACACCCTTGCAATACTGGAGAACTGGGGCAACAGCCTTGCCTCAGGCAACCCCACAACCCTGTCCGACTACCACAGGTATCAGGTTGTATTTACGCCCGTTTCCGGCGGAGTGTATCTTGAGTTCACAGACGTCGACAACCCCCTGAGGAGCTCTACCGTCAGCATAAACAAAGAGCCCGTGTCAGCAACGAAGGTGGGCATTGTGATAGACAGCCAGTCCCAGGGCATCCTCGTCAACGCCGCGTACTTTGACTGGATAGTCATCGGCAGAATGCCCTACTACACAACCGACTCCATAAGCTCCACCACCGTTGAATCGGCACCCCAAACAAGCAGTGCATACAACGCCCGCGCCTATGACCTCCAGCCCCTGATATCATGCATAATCGAGCAGAAGTACTTCGGAACATACGAGGGAGTATCGTTCTTCGAACGCCTTGAAAACAGCGTGACCAACCACGCTAAATACTTCCAGCTGGCAAAGGAGATGCAGGACGAGCTGGGAATGAAATACGGAGGCGAGTACTACCCCATCGGGCTCGTCAGCTTTATGGTGCCCAACGCCGACTATGACCGCAAGCTCTTCGACCTGTTTAACAACTTCGGAATAACAATAGAGGAAGGACAGAGCAGCGTGGACTACTACTTCCTCAACTACTATTTTGGCAGGATAGAAAAGATGCCCGCATACCGCGTTTGGGGTATATCCTACGGTACGAGCGCCCTCACAGGCGACTTAAGTGTTGTGCCGTTCTTCCTTGACAACCAAACGGCAGCGGCCGTCCTGGGGCCAACCGGAGCAGAAGACCTGCTGAAGAGGTGA